In Mongoliitalea daihaiensis, one DNA window encodes the following:
- a CDS encoding M56 family metallopeptidase has protein sequence MGLYTGLIAPQIQEAFGWMLIHSIWQITVVGLFFWGLLFFGKNLSATKKYIAGMICLGLIPLIAAITFTWHIDLTFEKTIESFTSKVASEAVLGSTFMEADNPSNTHTITYLEKYMSPYLLLIVKGWIFGLILFLLRTFMGWSSLRNLRQKPVEQLDEQWQELFDRVLKTTKLSSLVGIYSSKFVSVPLTFGVWKPIILIPAALLLQMNPCQLEAILMHELAHIKRRDYLWNFLQVMTENIFFFHPICWWITTEIRRQRELAADEWAIAHGVAPKELAYGLATAAAFQQHHAVPEFALAASKSKHPTLERIKKLLGVHSSPSQPTTLTTCTMITTIIISVFLLGMNQPVNSLPSNLNEEVSVKQLFAELLELRDTIPPIPDTLTIYLREPGAVPTVDIEMDYPSDMPIKMLSFEWPDFSNMPIVSFEPVSLIPSIDLSGLSNLNGFASLPQVSFQPIPDLQLKPISIKPLKPISIPTLNGLGTLGTPSDTTKSSRKVQSFIIHGLSDTLVWDSKNLHAKIVKADSVVVFPFFKVDSLSKRQTFDFQSFQKNSLFNGKEIRETHNFSYTIDSLGIKNLFSDSLKMNQNGLSFYFKDPGTSSLEEIQKQLKAKQKENEQKFKEQQESFKTTFEELQKQLLAKQKENQQKIKEWQESNKPALEELQEQLKNWQKENEQKMKEWQQQLKLLQEELLQLQKEQGKSGKN, from the coding sequence ATGGGACTGTACACTGGATTGATCGCTCCTCAAATTCAAGAGGCCTTTGGATGGATGTTGATTCATTCCATTTGGCAAATCACAGTGGTGGGATTATTTTTTTGGGGACTACTCTTTTTTGGAAAAAATCTATCTGCGACAAAGAAATACATAGCTGGTATGATTTGTTTAGGATTGATTCCTTTGATTGCTGCCATCACTTTTACCTGGCATATTGACTTGACCTTTGAAAAGACTATCGAAAGTTTCACTTCCAAAGTTGCATCCGAAGCTGTTTTGGGCTCCACATTTATGGAAGCTGACAATCCTTCCAATACTCATACCATCACCTACTTAGAAAAGTATATGAGTCCTTACCTTCTGTTAATTGTAAAAGGATGGATATTCGGTCTTATTCTTTTCTTGTTAAGAACCTTTATGGGTTGGAGTAGCCTCAGAAATCTACGTCAAAAGCCTGTGGAGCAATTGGATGAGCAGTGGCAAGAGCTTTTTGATCGTGTTTTGAAAACTACAAAACTCAGTTCTCTGGTGGGTATTTACAGTAGCAAGTTTGTTAGTGTCCCCTTAACATTTGGGGTATGGAAACCCATCATCCTTATTCCCGCAGCACTACTCTTACAAATGAATCCTTGTCAGTTAGAAGCAATTCTGATGCATGAGCTCGCACATATCAAGCGAAGAGATTACCTATGGAATTTCTTGCAGGTAATGACAGAAAATATCTTCTTTTTCCATCCGATCTGTTGGTGGATTACTACCGAAATCCGACGACAACGGGAATTAGCCGCGGATGAGTGGGCAATTGCCCATGGGGTAGCTCCCAAAGAGTTGGCCTATGGTCTAGCCACTGCGGCTGCCTTTCAGCAACATCACGCAGTCCCTGAATTTGCTTTGGCTGCTAGCAAATCCAAACATCCAACCTTAGAACGAATCAAAAAATTACTGGGAGTTCACAGTTCCCCTTCTCAACCAACTACTTTAACCACATGTACCATGATTACAACCATCATTATTTCCGTTTTCCTCTTGGGGATGAACCAACCGGTCAATAGTCTGCCTTCAAATTTGAACGAGGAAGTTAGCGTAAAACAACTATTTGCAGAGCTTCTTGAGCTAAGGGATACTATTCCTCCAATTCCAGATACGCTCACTATCTACCTTAGGGAACCAGGTGCAGTGCCTACAGTCGACATTGAAATGGATTATCCATCAGATATGCCTATCAAAATGTTATCCTTTGAATGGCCTGACTTCAGTAATATGCCGATTGTTTCTTTCGAGCCTGTAAGCCTAATACCCTCTATAGATTTATCTGGTTTATCCAACCTGAATGGTTTTGCCTCATTACCTCAGGTTTCTTTTCAACCCATACCTGATTTGCAGCTTAAACCGATTTCTATCAAGCCGTTAAAGCCTATTTCTATTCCAACTTTAAATGGGTTAGGAACTCTAGGCACACCAAGTGATACTACCAAAAGCTCTCGTAAGGTACAAAGCTTCATAATTCATGGGTTGTCTGATACCTTGGTATGGGATTCAAAAAATCTACATGCAAAAATAGTAAAAGCAGACAGTGTTGTAGTATTTCCTTTTTTCAAGGTAGACTCACTAAGTAAGAGACAAACTTTTGATTTCCAGAGTTTCCAAAAGAATAGTCTTTTCAATGGAAAAGAAATTCGTGAGACTCATAATTTTAGTTATACTATTGACTCTCTTGGGATTAAAAATCTATTTTCGGATAGTCTGAAAATGAATCAGAATGGATTGAGTTTTTACTTTAAAGATCCTGGAACCTCCTCTTTAGAAGAAATACAAAAACAGCTCAAAGCTAAACAAAAGGAGAATGAACAAAAGTTTAAGGAGCAGCAAGAATCTTTCAAAACAACGTTTGAAGAACTTCAAAAACAGCTACTAGCTAAGCAGAAGGAAAACCAGCAAAAAATTAAGGAGTGGCAAGAATCAAATAAACCTGCTTTAGAAGAACTCCAAGAACAGTTAAAGAATTGGCAAAAGGAAAATGAGCAGAAAATGAAAGAGTGGCAGCAGCAGTTAAAACTTTTGCAGGAAGAGTTGCTGCAATTACAGAAGGAGCAGGGGAAGTCGGGGAAGAATTAA
- a CDS encoding BlaI/MecI/CopY family transcriptional regulator translates to MEGKPTEAELEILSLLWQLGKATVREIHEKLAETKETGYTTTLKIMQIMHSKGMLGRDEANRTHIYYPAVAQEDTQKTLIKSFVSAAFAGSSKDLVLQALGQGKPTQEEIDEIRAFLDHMEKMN, encoded by the coding sequence ATGGAAGGCAAACCCACTGAGGCTGAGTTAGAAATTTTATCATTGCTCTGGCAATTGGGAAAAGCGACTGTTCGGGAAATCCACGAAAAGTTGGCTGAAACCAAGGAGACTGGTTACACTACTACCCTAAAGATTATGCAAATTATGCATAGCAAAGGCATGTTGGGACGGGATGAAGCCAATCGTACACATATTTATTATCCTGCGGTAGCGCAAGAAGATACACAGAAAACCTTGATCAAGAGTTTTGTTTCTGCAGCTTTTGCAGGTTCTTCCAAAGATTTAGTATTACAGGCACTTGGTCAAGGGAAACCGACTCAGGAAGAAATTGATGAGATTCGGGCGTTTTTGGATCACATGGAAAAAATGAACTAA
- a CDS encoding NRDE family protein, whose protein sequence is MCLITFNWDNHPTYKLILVANRDEFFDRPSQEIHPWEEGFYGGKDLRAGGTWLAMHPNGRFAFLTNYRDMRNIKPDSKSRGELVQNYLNSSIPPVDYLQYLESQGDDFEGFNLIVGDPSGAYYLSNYNQGIHLLTPGLYGLSNALLETPWPKLTLAKEGLKKLIASENFDPISMMPILHSRVVAPDEELPETGLGLARERLMSCQFIHAEGIYGTVNTTVLLWKHTGEVTMVERTFDQLKNTHSDTSLQFDVIKN, encoded by the coding sequence ATGTGTTTAATAACCTTTAATTGGGACAATCACCCAACATACAAACTAATTTTAGTGGCCAATAGAGATGAGTTTTTCGACAGGCCATCTCAGGAAATCCATCCATGGGAAGAAGGTTTTTACGGTGGAAAAGACCTCCGCGCAGGCGGTACTTGGCTTGCTATGCATCCCAATGGCAGATTTGCATTCCTGACCAATTATCGGGATATGCGGAATATCAAACCCGATAGCAAAAGCCGTGGAGAATTGGTGCAAAACTATCTCAATTCATCCATTCCTCCAGTCGACTATCTTCAATACTTGGAGTCTCAAGGGGATGATTTTGAAGGGTTCAACTTGATCGTAGGTGACCCGTCCGGTGCTTATTACCTGTCGAACTATAATCAAGGGATACATTTATTAACACCGGGCCTGTATGGGTTAAGCAATGCCTTACTGGAAACCCCTTGGCCCAAGCTTACCTTAGCTAAAGAAGGTTTGAAAAAACTGATTGCATCAGAAAATTTCGATCCAATTTCCATGATGCCAATACTTCACTCTAGAGTAGTTGCTCCGGACGAAGAGTTGCCCGAGACTGGTTTAGGCTTGGCAAGAGAGCGATTGATGAGCTGCCAGTTTATTCATGCTGAAGGGATTTACGGAACAGTTAACACTACTGTCTTGTTATGGAAGCATACAGGGGAGGTAACCATGGTGGAGAGGACATTTGATCAATTAAAAAATACCCACTCAGATACTAGCCTTCAATTTGATGTAATAAAAAACTGA
- a CDS encoding YpdA family putative bacillithiol disulfide reductase: MKEILDVLIVGGGPIGLACGIACEKANINYLIVEKGVLTNSLFNYPLNMTFFSTSEKLEMGEIPFMSVSHKPTRTEALEYYRRVFQKWKLKVHLYEEVNILNKTSSGIFEVITNKGKYAAHNIVMATGFYDLPNLMNVPGEDLPKVSHYYKEPWPYIGQEVLVVGGANSAVDVALEVWRKGGHVTMALKGDGIDANVKYWVKPDIENRIKEGSIKAYTNSLVKEIREKEVVLDTPEGEVTIPNDFVLAMTGYVPNFALLDQLGVELSLDEKRQPCYDPNNQESNIPGVYLAGVVCGGLNTREFFIENSIVHAQQIVNHIKEKVSR; this comes from the coding sequence GTGAAAGAAATTTTGGATGTATTGATTGTAGGGGGAGGCCCGATTGGACTAGCCTGTGGGATTGCCTGTGAAAAAGCCAATATTAATTATCTGATCGTTGAAAAAGGTGTGCTGACCAATTCCTTATTCAACTACCCCCTAAATATGACTTTTTTCTCTACGTCGGAAAAACTGGAAATGGGAGAAATTCCCTTTATGTCTGTATCTCATAAGCCTACCCGTACGGAGGCGTTGGAATATTATCGGAGGGTTTTTCAAAAGTGGAAACTAAAAGTACACCTGTACGAAGAAGTAAACATATTAAATAAAACATCATCTGGGATATTTGAGGTCATCACCAATAAAGGCAAGTATGCTGCTCATAATATTGTGATGGCTACGGGATTCTATGATTTACCAAACCTGATGAATGTTCCGGGCGAAGATCTTCCAAAAGTCAGCCATTATTACAAAGAACCTTGGCCGTACATAGGTCAGGAAGTCTTGGTAGTAGGCGGAGCAAACTCAGCTGTGGATGTGGCACTGGAGGTTTGGAGAAAAGGAGGTCATGTTACTATGGCATTGAAAGGAGATGGAATAGATGCCAATGTCAAATACTGGGTTAAACCAGATATAGAAAATCGCATCAAAGAAGGTTCCATCAAGGCGTATACCAACAGTCTAGTGAAGGAAATTCGGGAAAAAGAAGTAGTGCTCGATACTCCTGAGGGGGAAGTGACTATTCCAAACGACTTTGTTCTTGCCATGACAGGCTATGTGCCAAATTTTGCTTTATTGGACCAATTAGGAGTAGAACTCAGTTTGGATGAAAAACGCCAACCATGTTACGACCCCAACAATCAAGAATCCAATATTCCAGGTGTCTATTTAGCTGGGGTAGTCTGTGGGGGATTAAATACCCGTGAATTTTTCATAGAAAATTCTATCGTCCACGCTCAGCAAATCGTCAATCATATCAAAGAAAAAGTTTCTCGCTGA